In a single window of the Acetivibrio clariflavus DSM 19732 genome:
- a CDS encoding alpha/beta-type small acid-soluble spore protein: protein MYNNNNNQVVPGAKNALDKMKYEVASEVGVNLKQGYNGDISARDAGRIGGNITKKLIQMAEQQLAGK, encoded by the coding sequence ATGTATAACAACAATAACAATCAAGTTGTTCCTGGTGCTAAAAATGCTCTTGACAAAATGAAATATGAAGTAGCATCCGAAGTTGGTGTAAATTTAAAACAAGGATACAATGGCGATATATCAGCCAGAGATGCCGGTAGGATTGGCGGAAACATAACCAAAAAATTAATTCAGATGGCAGAACAGCAGTTAGCAGGCAAATAA
- the thiE gene encoding thiamine phosphate synthase: MKRRNDIIDTDLYCITSEEHSRGRNNIEVVREMIKAGVKVIQYRDKEKKLLQKYNECLKIREMTKEAGVTFIVNDHVDIAILVKADGVHIGQDDLPIEKVRELVGEEMIIGISTHSPKQAEEAVKRGADYIGVGPIYKTYTKKDVCEPVGLDYLRYVVRNIPIPHVAIGGIKQHNMHEVIECGAKCIAMVTEIVGADDIGKKIRDIKESMRRGAL, encoded by the coding sequence TTGAAAAGACGTAATGATATTATAGATACTGACCTGTATTGTATAACTTCCGAGGAACATTCAAGAGGAAGAAACAATATAGAGGTTGTAAGGGAAATGATAAAAGCTGGCGTAAAAGTAATCCAGTATAGGGATAAGGAAAAGAAACTTTTGCAAAAGTATAATGAATGTTTAAAGATAAGAGAAATGACAAAGGAAGCCGGCGTTACTTTTATAGTTAACGACCATGTTGATATAGCGATATTGGTTAAAGCAGACGGTGTACATATTGGTCAGGATGACCTTCCCATCGAAAAGGTAAGGGAGTTGGTGGGTGAGGAAATGATAATTGGCATTTCCACCCACTCGCCTAAGCAGGCGGAAGAGGCAGTAAAAAGAGGAGCCGATTATATCGGAGTCGGTCCAATTTATAAAACTTATACAAAAAAAGATGTATGTGAGCCTGTCGGGCTTGATTACCTCAGATATGTGGTTCGAAACATACCCATTCCCCATGTTGCCATAGGAGGAATCAAACAGCACAATATGCATGAGGTGATAGAGTGTGGAGCAAAGTGCATAGCAATGGTCACTGAAATTGTGGGGGCTGACGACATCGGAAAAAAAATCAGGGATATAAAAGAAAGTATGAGAAGAGGTGCTTTGTAA
- the thiC gene encoding phosphomethylpyrimidine synthase ThiC — MYTTQMDAAKRGIVTREMEIVAQKENMDIKELQQLMAQGKVIIPANKKHTALDPEGIGRGMRTKINVNIGISKDCCNFDIELEKAKKAIELKADAIMDLSSYGKTGEFRRKLISISTAMVGTVPIYDAVGFYDKEISDITAEEFLDVIERHAADGVDFMTIHAGINRETVRRFKKNGRLTNIVSRGGSLMFAWMELTGNENPFYEYYDRILEIFAEYDVTMSLGDALRPGSINDSTDAAQIEELIVLGELTKRAWERNVQVMVEGPGHMAINEIAANMVLEKRLCHEAPFYVLGPIVTDVAPGYDHITSAIGGAIAAASGADFLCYVTPAEHLRLPDIDDMKEGIIASRIAAHAADIAKGIKGARDWDYKMSEARKNLDWDKMFELAVDGEKAKRYRESSKPENEDTCTMCGNMCAVRNTNKILKGERIKIL; from the coding sequence ATGTATACAACACAGATGGATGCGGCAAAAAGGGGTATAGTAACTAGAGAAATGGAGATTGTGGCCCAAAAAGAAAATATGGATATAAAGGAACTTCAGCAGCTTATGGCACAGGGCAAAGTTATTATTCCTGCAAACAAGAAGCATACAGCATTAGACCCTGAAGGTATCGGCCGCGGAATGAGAACCAAAATAAACGTAAACATTGGAATTTCAAAGGATTGCTGCAATTTTGACATTGAGCTGGAGAAAGCAAAAAAGGCAATTGAGCTTAAGGCTGATGCCATAATGGATTTAAGTTCCTACGGAAAGACCGGGGAATTCAGAAGAAAGCTTATTTCTATTTCCACTGCTATGGTTGGAACAGTACCAATATATGATGCAGTGGGATTTTATGATAAAGAAATTTCGGACATAACGGCTGAAGAGTTTTTAGATGTCATAGAAAGGCACGCTGCTGACGGTGTTGACTTTATGACCATTCATGCAGGAATAAACAGGGAGACGGTGCGCCGCTTTAAGAAAAACGGAAGACTTACCAATATTGTTTCAAGAGGCGGATCACTGATGTTTGCCTGGATGGAATTGACGGGGAATGAAAATCCTTTTTATGAATACTATGACAGAATTCTTGAGATTTTTGCGGAATATGATGTAACTATGAGCCTTGGGGATGCTTTAAGACCGGGAAGTATAAATGACTCCACCGATGCTGCTCAGATTGAAGAGTTGATTGTATTGGGAGAACTTACAAAGAGAGCTTGGGAGAGAAATGTGCAGGTAATGGTGGAAGGACCGGGACACATGGCAATTAACGAGATAGCAGCCAATATGGTACTTGAAAAGAGGCTTTGCCATGAAGCGCCTTTTTATGTGTTAGGACCGATTGTAACCGATGTTGCGCCGGGATATGACCATATTACAAGTGCAATAGGCGGTGCAATAGCAGCGGCAAGCGGTGCAGACTTTTTATGCTATGTAACACCGGCTGAGCACCTGAGACTGCCTGATATCGATGACATGAAGGAAGGTATTATAGCGTCGAGGATAGCTGCCCATGCAGCGGATATTGCCAAAGGAATTAAAGGTGCCAGAGACTGGGATTATAAGATGAGTGAAGCAAGAAAAAATCTGGACTGGGACAAGATGTTTGAACTTGCCGTTGACGGTGAAAAGGCCAAAAGATATAGAGAAAGTTCAAAACCTGAAAATGAGGATACATGTACTATGTGCGGAAATATGTGTGCTGTAAGGAATACAAACAAGATTTTAAAAGGAGAAAGAATAAAAATACTTTGA